Proteins encoded in a region of the Mucilaginibacter sabulilitoris genome:
- a CDS encoding D-2-hydroxyacid dehydrogenase — protein sequence MIKILANDGIDPIGKQLLEDAGFFVDTNNIPQDELPEKLKNYDAITVRSATKVRKALIDATPNLKLIGRGGVGVDNIDVDYAKEKGIGVYNTPASSSLSVAELVFANLFGGVRFLHDSNRKMPVEGSTKFNDLKKAYAKGIELRGKTLGVVGFGRIGREVAKIAIGVGMDVLAYDLFDFNPELDIVLGGGTTVKVAVKKATLEEVIKQSDFITLHTPFIDKALLGAEELAQTKKGVGLVNISRGGLIDELALIDALNSGQVSFAALDVFDNEPTPREEILKHPKISLTPHIGAATNEAQERIGVELANLIIGHFKK from the coding sequence ATGATTAAGATATTAGCTAACGATGGTATAGACCCAATAGGAAAGCAGCTTTTAGAAGATGCCGGATTTTTTGTTGATACCAATAATATTCCACAGGATGAACTTCCTGAAAAATTAAAGAATTACGATGCCATCACTGTACGCAGCGCCACTAAAGTGCGTAAAGCATTAATTGACGCTACCCCAAATCTTAAACTGATTGGTCGCGGTGGCGTTGGTGTTGATAATATTGATGTTGATTATGCTAAAGAAAAAGGTATTGGTGTTTACAATACCCCGGCTTCTTCATCATTATCAGTAGCCGAACTGGTATTTGCCAACTTATTTGGCGGTGTTCGTTTTTTACACGACAGCAACCGCAAAATGCCGGTTGAAGGTTCAACTAAATTCAACGACCTGAAAAAGGCATATGCAAAAGGTATTGAGCTGCGCGGTAAAACTTTAGGCGTTGTTGGTTTTGGCCGTATTGGTCGTGAAGTAGCTAAAATAGCCATTGGTGTTGGTATGGATGTTTTAGCATATGATCTTTTTGACTTTAACCCCGAGCTTGATATTGTATTAGGTGGTGGCACTACGGTAAAGGTAGCCGTTAAAAAAGCTACACTTGAGGAAGTGATCAAACAATCTGATTTTATTACCCTACATACGCCATTTATTGATAAAGCCCTTTTAGGTGCCGAAGAATTGGCCCAAACCAAAAAAGGTGTAGGCCTGGTTAACATATCACGTGGCGGCTTAATTGATGAGCTGGCTTTAATTGATGCATTAAACAGCGGTCAGGTTTCATTTGCGGCTCTTGACGTGTTTGACAATGAGCCTACCCCACGCGAAGAAATATTGAAACACCCTAAAATTTCCTTAACCCCTCATATTGGCGCTGCCACAAATGAGGCACAGGAAAGAATAGGCGTAGAGCTTGCTAATTTGATCATTGGTCATTTTAAGAAATAA
- a CDS encoding MBL fold metallo-hydrolase has translation MKLTIHGAARQVTGSMHLLEVDRYKILIDCGLDYEKDRSIQSNENFPFRPEEIDVVILTHAHIDHSGNLPTLIRLGFNGQILCTPPTADLTELLLLDSVSIFMNKANKGNRKRSKGKFNSGGGPQPLYLQKHVMDTVDRFVTIGFNRPFRINGNIELTFIPVGHLLGAAAAVLKITENGEEKSIAFTGDIGRKNYPVLNDPQALPPVDYLVTESTYGGRYHTKNKSVEQTLIEVIDKACIKEQGRLIIPAFSIGRTQSLVYSLNKIFSEGLLPQVKVFVDSPMATMATGIFRKYHSHVNQEAQDFYRDKGDEFEFDNLTYVENLKDSRQISNYYEPCIIISSAGMLEGGRIQDHLFYNIQNYYCTILFIGYCAKGTLGHRLLRGDSIVHIKDRELAVYATIKQTDVLSAHGDHNDLMENVKQQDKAKLKNVFLVHGEEASMQLLAGDLEQNGYTVTIPEQDMAYTL, from the coding sequence ATGAAATTAACCATACATGGGGCGGCCCGTCAGGTAACAGGCAGCATGCATTTGCTGGAAGTTGACCGATATAAGATTTTAATAGATTGTGGATTGGATTATGAGAAGGACCGCAGCATACAGTCAAACGAAAATTTCCCTTTTAGACCTGAGGAAATAGACGTTGTGATACTTACGCACGCGCATATTGATCACTCGGGCAATTTACCAACGTTGATCAGGCTTGGCTTTAACGGCCAGATCCTGTGTACTCCCCCTACTGCCGACCTTACAGAACTATTATTGCTTGATTCTGTAAGTATTTTCATGAACAAGGCAAATAAAGGTAACAGGAAACGCAGTAAAGGCAAATTCAATTCAGGAGGTGGCCCACAGCCGCTTTATCTGCAAAAACACGTAATGGATACCGTTGACCGATTTGTCACTATCGGTTTTAACAGGCCTTTTCGCATCAACGGTAATATTGAACTCACTTTTATTCCGGTTGGGCACTTATTGGGCGCCGCCGCCGCTGTACTTAAAATAACCGAGAACGGCGAGGAAAAATCGATTGCCTTTACAGGTGATATTGGCCGTAAAAACTATCCGGTTTTAAATGATCCGCAGGCTTTGCCTCCGGTTGATTACCTGGTTACAGAATCCACTTATGGTGGCCGCTATCACACCAAAAACAAATCAGTTGAACAAACACTCATTGAGGTTATTGATAAGGCCTGTATCAAAGAACAGGGCCGCTTAATTATCCCGGCATTTAGTATCGGGCGTACACAGTCATTGGTTTATTCTTTAAATAAAATATTCAGTGAAGGTTTATTGCCACAGGTAAAAGTTTTTGTCGACAGCCCAATGGCTACTATGGCTACCGGTATCTTCAGAAAATACCACAGCCACGTAAACCAGGAAGCACAGGATTTTTACAGGGATAAAGGTGACGAATTTGAATTCGATAACCTCACTTACGTTGAGAATTTAAAGGACAGCCGGCAGATATCCAACTATTATGAACCCTGTATCATCATTTCTTCGGCAGGAATGTTGGAAGGCGGTCGTATACAGGATCACCTATTCTATAATATCCAGAATTATTATTGCACTATCCTTTTTATAGGCTATTGTGCCAAAGGTACATTAGGTCACCGTTTATTGCGCGGCGATTCGATAGTGCATATTAAGGATCGGGAATTGGCCGTATATGCCACGATTAAACAAACTGATGTACTAAGTGCCCACGGCGATCATAACGACCTGATGGAAAATGTTAAGCAACAAGATAAAGCAAAGCTAAAAAACGTGTTCCTGGTGCATGGCGAGGAGGCATCAATGCAGTTACTTGCCGGTGACCTGGAGCAGAATGGTTACACGGTTACTATACCGGAGCAAGATATGGCTTATACACTTTAA
- a CDS encoding ABC transporter ATP-binding protein encodes MARGRLNSGAKAETELPKAKINRQSIQNIRKLLTYIKPYRGKFIAGLIFLFISSLVGLAFPKILGALIDAAQGKYQNNYLPHSLNGIAVAGFLLLFGQAFVSFFRVVWFVQVAEKSLADIRRDTYFKLITLPMNFFANRRVGELNSRISADLSQIQDTLTTTFAEIIRQLVIMVGSVILLAVVSIKLTLALLAILPFLVGFAVFFGRYIRKLSRQAQDKLAESNTIVEETLQGIANVKAFVNEAYEATRYDRILRAVVNIAVKGAKFRGIFASFIVFCLFGTFVGVIWYGSVLVSNHEILVGDLTTFIMYSIFVGAAMGTFPDLYANLQKAVGASERVLEILAENGEDIHMVENNNKVDQQIKGDIAFDNVVFAYPSRSELTVLKGISFDAAAGQRVAIVGPSGSGKSTMASLILQFYHPQNGGILFDGRPASDFSITDIRNQVAIVPQDVMLFGGSILENIAYGRLSASKEDIIQAAKRANAHQFISSFPEGYETIVGERGVKLSGGQRQRIAIARALLKNPSILILDEATSSLDSESERLVQEALEELMKDRTSIIIAHRLSTIREADKIIVLEKGEIIECGSHLELISNEQGLYRYLNQLQFDAQNS; translated from the coding sequence ATGGCAAGAGGACGACTGAATAGTGGCGCTAAAGCTGAAACTGAATTACCCAAGGCTAAAATAAACAGGCAAAGCATACAAAATATACGTAAACTGCTCACCTACATTAAACCTTACAGGGGCAAATTTATAGCCGGACTTATTTTTTTATTCATATCAAGCCTTGTAGGGCTGGCCTTCCCTAAGATATTAGGTGCCTTAATAGATGCCGCACAGGGTAAATATCAAAACAATTACTTGCCACACAGCCTCAATGGCATAGCGGTCGCGGGCTTTTTACTATTGTTTGGACAGGCATTTGTATCGTTTTTCAGAGTGGTTTGGTTTGTACAGGTAGCTGAGAAATCACTGGCCGATATCAGGCGCGATACTTATTTTAAACTGATAACATTGCCTATGAACTTCTTCGCCAACCGCCGTGTTGGTGAATTAAACAGCCGCATCTCCGCCGATCTTTCACAGATACAGGATACACTTACTACCACCTTTGCCGAAATCATCAGGCAGCTGGTAATTATGGTAGGTAGTGTTATTTTGCTGGCTGTAGTATCTATTAAACTAACCCTTGCTTTGCTGGCAATACTGCCTTTTCTGGTAGGATTTGCTGTGTTTTTTGGAAGATATATCCGTAAACTATCACGCCAGGCTCAGGATAAACTGGCCGAATCAAATACCATTGTTGAAGAAACGCTGCAGGGTATTGCCAATGTTAAGGCCTTTGTTAATGAGGCTTATGAGGCAACCCGTTATGATAGAATTTTAAGAGCGGTAGTAAACATAGCCGTAAAAGGAGCCAAATTCCGGGGAATATTCGCATCGTTCATTGTATTTTGCCTGTTTGGAACCTTTGTGGGGGTGATATGGTATGGTTCGGTATTGGTAAGCAATCACGAAATACTGGTGGGTGACTTGACCACCTTTATCATGTATTCCATATTTGTAGGTGCTGCTATGGGCACTTTCCCTGATCTATATGCCAATTTACAAAAGGCTGTTGGTGCAAGTGAGCGGGTACTGGAAATACTAGCCGAAAATGGCGAAGATATACACATGGTTGAAAACAATAACAAGGTTGACCAGCAAATCAAAGGCGATATCGCTTTTGATAATGTAGTTTTTGCCTACCCGTCCCGCTCAGAACTTACGGTTTTAAAAGGTATTTCGTTCGATGCTGCCGCCGGGCAGCGGGTTGCCATTGTAGGCCCCAGCGGTTCTGGTAAGTCAACCATGGCTTCATTGATATTACAGTTTTATCACCCGCAAAACGGTGGCATTTTATTTGATGGCCGCCCCGCATCTGATTTTTCGATCACTGATATCCGTAACCAGGTGGCCATTGTACCACAGGATGTGATGCTGTTTGGCGGATCGATATTGGAAAACATTGCTTACGGTCGACTTAGTGCATCTAAAGAAGATATTATACAGGCCGCTAAACGGGCAAACGCGCACCAATTCATTAGCTCCTTTCCTGAAGGATATGAAACTATTGTTGGTGAGCGTGGCGTAAAACTATCGGGCGGCCAACGCCAGCGCATTGCTATAGCCAGGGCTCTATTAAAAAACCCATCTATATTAATACTGGATGAAGCGACATCTTCATTAGATTCTGAATCGGAAAGACTGGTTCAGGAAGCTTTGGAAGAACTGATGAAAGACCGTACATCCATCATCATAGCACACCGTCTTTCTACCATTAGAGAGGCCGATAAGATCATTGTACTTGAAAAAGGTGAGATCATTGAATGCGGCAGTCACCTGGAACTTATCAGCAACGAGCAAGGACTTTACCGTTACTTGAACCAGTTGCAGTTTGACGCTCAAAATAGCTAA
- a CDS encoding SAM hydrolase/SAM-dependent halogenase family protein, with protein MAIITLTTDLGDKDIYQAALKGSIYKLLPTVNIVDITNSVAAFNVQQAAFILKNSFYYFPEDTVHLIGIDTVYNDHTKYLAVRYKKHYFVGADNGIFSLMFDAEPEEIVEINIMQDLKFLHFPLADIFVKAACHLAQGGKLTEIGIPVHDIENKMNLQPVIEKNLIKGVVIYIDSFQNVITNITKEFFNSVQQGRRFVLNFKRNETINHLSWHYNEVPVGEKLCLFGISDHLEIAINKGNASGLLGLNLNDKVIIEFQ; from the coding sequence ATGGCAATAATAACATTAACTACTGATTTGGGCGATAAAGATATTTACCAGGCTGCACTTAAAGGTAGTATCTACAAATTGTTGCCTACAGTTAACATTGTTGATATTACCAACAGCGTTGCTGCCTTTAACGTGCAGCAGGCTGCCTTTATATTAAAAAACAGTTTTTATTACTTTCCCGAAGATACAGTACACCTTATTGGTATAGATACTGTGTATAATGACCATACCAAATACCTGGCCGTACGGTATAAAAAACACTATTTTGTAGGGGCCGATAATGGAATTTTTTCGTTGATGTTTGATGCCGAACCTGAGGAAATTGTAGAGATCAATATTATGCAGGATCTTAAATTCTTGCATTTCCCGCTGGCCGATATTTTTGTAAAAGCTGCCTGCCATTTGGCACAGGGCGGTAAACTAACCGAAATAGGTATCCCGGTTCATGACATCGAAAACAAAATGAATTTACAGCCTGTTATTGAAAAAAACCTGATAAAAGGTGTGGTTATTTATATTGATTCGTTTCAGAACGTAATAACCAATATCACCAAGGAATTTTTTAACAGTGTGCAGCAAGGCCGGCGGTTTGTTTTAAACTTTAAACGAAATGAAACCATTAATCATTTAAGCTGGCACTATAATGAAGTTCCTGTCGGCGAAAAACTGTGCCTTTTTGGTATAAGTGACCACCTGGAAATTGCCATAAATAAAGGCAACGCAAGCGGCTTGTTAGGTTTAAACCTTAATGATAAGGTCATCATCGAGTTTCAATAA